The Pusillibacter faecalis genome has a window encoding:
- the coaBC gene encoding bifunctional phosphopantothenoylcysteine decarboxylase/phosphopantothenate--cysteine ligase CoaBC → MEKLQGKCVVLGVTGGIAAYKMAYVASALRKTGADVHVIMTENATQFITPLTFETLTNNRCIVDTFARDFQYDVTHVSLAKAANLILIAPATANVIAKLAHGIADDMLTTTVLAAGCEKLVAPAMNTGMLENPITQDNLKTLRRYGFQVIEPECGMLACRDVGSGKLPEPETLLNHIARSLARKKTLSGVRVTVTAGPTQESLDPVRYLTNHSSGRMGYAIAREAMLRGAQVTLISGRTALPPVPFVALRPVTTAADMLREVQTALPDTDILIKAAAVADYRPTTVADDKIKKRDGDMEIPLERTEDILSWVAQNRRRGQFVCGFSMETRDLLENSRKKLESKRLDMIVANNLKVEGAGFGVSTNVATLITKDDVMELPLMGKDEVAEKLLDAIEQRRSAQ, encoded by the coding sequence ATGGAAAAGCTACAGGGAAAATGTGTGGTACTGGGCGTGACGGGCGGGATTGCCGCCTATAAGATGGCGTATGTAGCCAGTGCGCTGCGCAAGACAGGGGCCGATGTACATGTCATCATGACGGAAAACGCAACGCAGTTTATCACACCACTGACCTTTGAGACTTTGACCAACAACCGCTGCATAGTAGACACGTTTGCGAGGGACTTTCAGTATGATGTGACTCATGTCTCACTGGCGAAGGCGGCGAACCTCATCCTGATTGCCCCGGCTACAGCTAACGTCATCGCAAAGCTGGCCCATGGGATTGCGGACGATATGCTGACAACCACAGTGCTGGCGGCGGGATGTGAAAAATTAGTGGCTCCGGCGATGAACACGGGAATGCTGGAAAACCCGATTACCCAGGATAATTTGAAGACGCTCAGACGCTACGGATTTCAAGTGATCGAGCCGGAGTGCGGCATGTTGGCCTGCCGGGATGTTGGCAGCGGAAAACTGCCAGAGCCGGAAACGCTGTTAAACCATATCGCCCGGTCACTGGCACGGAAAAAGACCCTCTCCGGCGTGCGTGTAACCGTAACAGCCGGCCCGACACAGGAGTCCCTGGACCCGGTACGCTATCTCACCAACCACAGTTCCGGACGCATGGGCTATGCCATTGCCAGGGAAGCCATGCTGCGTGGGGCGCAGGTGACACTGATCTCTGGCCGGACGGCACTTCCACCTGTGCCATTTGTTGCGCTGCGGCCAGTAACCACTGCAGCGGATATGCTGCGGGAGGTTCAGACAGCGCTGCCGGATACAGATATTTTGATCAAGGCTGCGGCTGTTGCGGATTACCGGCCCACAACAGTGGCAGACGACAAGATCAAAAAACGGGATGGAGATATGGAAATCCCCTTGGAGCGCACAGAGGACATTTTGAGTTGGGTAGCACAAAACCGCAGGAGAGGACAGTTTGTATGCGGATTTTCCATGGAGACCCGGGACCTGCTGGAAAACTCACGGAAAAAGCTGGAGAGCAAGCGGTTGGATATGATCGTTGCAAACAACTTGAAGGTGGAGGGGGCCGGCTTTGGCGTATCGACGAATGTAGCGACACTCATCACAAAGGACGACGTCATGGAATTGCCCCTGATGGGAAAAGATGAGGTAGCCGAAAAACTGTTGGACGCCATTGAACAGAGGAGGTCGGCGCAATGA
- a CDS encoding sensor histidine kinase has protein sequence MRKRSIKVRITVWYTALMVLMAAMVLAFVVAISSSVTVQTDLTYLSQTVRGNLNQVSLQDGALELGADFSFVQGGVYTVVYSESGALLAGQLPQPFLTVSEPFQNGYTRPVETGQGEYYILDLWVPSGWETGIWVRGFMEVSEGGRAVHSLLLAAAIAMPGFILLAALGGYWIVRRAFRPLDVINATASTINEGRDLSARIGLLPGYGEFSQLAGSFDRMLERLERAFEAEERFTADASHELRTPVTVILSACEYAEKYDETPEERRETIETIQRQGKKMAALISQLLQMTRMDQETELAQFRKTDLSELVRTLCSEQGEREETLILDIPEHITAQANEALLSRLFQNLLDNAFKYGRPGGRVWVTLRREAGEIRLTVRDEGPGIPEDERDKIWQRFYQIDPARSSDRGAGLGLAMVQQIAEVHGGRMTLESLTGAGSAFTLHLPDPGK, from the coding sequence GTGAGGAAGCGCTCCATCAAAGTTCGGATTACTGTCTGGTACACCGCGCTGATGGTTTTAATGGCAGCCATGGTGTTGGCCTTTGTGGTGGCAATCAGCAGCTCGGTGACTGTGCAGACAGATTTGACGTATCTCTCCCAAACGGTGCGGGGGAATCTGAACCAGGTGTCCTTACAGGATGGGGCGTTAGAGCTGGGGGCAGATTTCAGCTTTGTACAGGGCGGGGTGTACACGGTGGTATACAGTGAGAGCGGGGCTCTGCTGGCGGGTCAGCTTCCCCAGCCCTTTTTAACGGTCTCGGAGCCGTTTCAAAATGGATATACCCGGCCTGTGGAGACTGGACAGGGGGAATATTACATTCTGGATTTGTGGGTGCCCTCGGGCTGGGAGACAGGAATTTGGGTTCGTGGGTTCATGGAGGTCTCCGAGGGCGGCCGGGCCGTACACAGTCTGCTGTTGGCCGCGGCAATTGCCATGCCGGGCTTTATTTTGCTGGCAGCCCTGGGAGGTTACTGGATTGTCCGGCGGGCCTTCCGCCCACTGGATGTGATCAATGCCACGGCCTCTACCATCAATGAAGGGCGGGATTTGTCCGCGCGCATTGGACTGCTGCCAGGATATGGGGAGTTTTCCCAGCTAGCAGGCAGCTTTGACCGGATGCTGGAGCGGCTGGAGCGGGCGTTTGAGGCGGAAGAACGCTTCACTGCAGATGCCTCCCACGAGCTGCGTACGCCGGTGACGGTGATCCTCAGCGCCTGTGAGTACGCTGAGAAATATGATGAGACGCCCGAGGAGCGGCGAGAGACCATTGAGACCATTCAGCGGCAGGGGAAGAAGATGGCAGCTCTGATCAGCCAGCTGCTGCAGATGACCCGCATGGATCAGGAGACAGAGCTGGCACAGTTCAGGAAAACAGACTTATCGGAGCTTGTTCGGACCCTGTGCAGTGAGCAGGGGGAGCGGGAGGAGACCTTGATCCTGGACATTCCAGAGCATATCACAGCTCAAGCGAATGAGGCCCTGCTCTCCCGCCTCTTCCAAAATCTGCTGGATAATGCCTTCAAATATGGCAGACCTGGCGGCAGAGTGTGGGTAACACTGCGCCGGGAAGCAGGAGAGATCCGTCTCACCGTGCGGGATGAGGGACCGGGTATCCCAGAGGATGAGAGGGATAAAATCTGGCAGCGCTTCTACCAGATTGATCCGGCCCGGAGCAGTGATCGGGGGGCGGGACTGGGCCTTGCCATGGTGCAGCAGATCGCCGAGGTTCACGGTGGACGGATGACGCTGGAGAGTCTCACCGGCGCCGGAAGCGCCTTTACATTGCACTTGCCGGACCCTGGAAAATAA
- a CDS encoding AIPR family protein: MSDKLKMHAREFKTMRDPNRLPTGHIKYICYLDTKTIPNELRNWMRTNPRDQKMTTEVAKTIASSLMENEDFHELNRGLLFSVESVNYDNRTETLTVELSDGEIHGNIDGGHTLHAIFDAQENETLPEARYVFAEFFVGLSSPVELAAARNTSVQVDLKSQEELKKSFETLKQILKPFPFERRIAYHMNEHYSENVAIIDVREVITILNMFNQNLYPIVGQQGLSGDSQPIQSYTGKEASLKRFLKQGREEREAVLVKMTPIIDDIFHLWETVECEFPKMVQKN; encoded by the coding sequence ATGTCAGACAAACTGAAAATGCACGCAAGAGAATTTAAAACCATGAGGGATCCAAACCGACTTCCAACGGGGCACATCAAGTATATATGCTATCTGGACACAAAGACCATTCCCAATGAATTGCGGAATTGGATGCGGACGAATCCCCGAGATCAAAAGATGACCACCGAGGTGGCAAAGACCATCGCCAGCAGCCTGATGGAAAATGAGGACTTTCACGAGTTGAATCGGGGTTTGCTGTTTTCAGTGGAGTCTGTGAACTATGATAACCGTACGGAGACGTTGACTGTGGAATTGTCCGACGGCGAAATCCATGGTAATATCGACGGTGGACATACGCTTCACGCTATCTTCGACGCACAGGAGAATGAGACGCTGCCGGAGGCGCGTTATGTCTTTGCTGAATTTTTTGTAGGGCTCTCCTCCCCGGTAGAACTGGCTGCTGCGCGCAACACATCCGTTCAAGTGGATTTGAAATCGCAGGAGGAGCTGAAAAAGAGTTTTGAAACCCTCAAGCAGATTCTGAAGCCTTTCCCCTTTGAGCGGCGGATTGCATATCACATGAATGAACACTACAGTGAGAATGTTGCCATTATCGATGTGCGCGAAGTTATTACCATCCTGAATATGTTTAACCAGAATCTCTATCCGATTGTCGGCCAGCAGGGACTCTCCGGGGACAGCCAGCCCATCCAGAGCTATACGGGGAAGGAGGCCAGTCTCAAACGTTTTTTAAAACAGGGGAGGGAGGAACGTGAGGCAGTTCTGGTGAAGATGACCCCTATCATTGATGATATTTTCCACCTGTGGGAAACGGTGGAATGTGAGTTCCCTAAAATGGTGCAGAAGAATTAG
- a CDS encoding PepSY domain-containing protein — protein sequence MKIWMKACVLALTVMLLAGCSQQTSSAEPIGIDAAKAVALEDAGVSAESVSFTTAGLDRRGNTEYYVVDFTADGQTYEYDIDAITGVIIEKNTPGGQSTDTAGASSATDGASGTTGASAQGSTPSNGGFVGEDAAKQAALKHAGLEESQVTFLRCYLDWDDGRQVYDVEFYTEDRKEYDYEIDAYTGDVLSYDYDAEASLIGNTGSGKEITAAEAKSLALAQVPGATESDIWEFSTDIDDGRLEYEGEILYDGSKYDFTIDGYSGTIREWEVERYGR from the coding sequence ATGAAGATATGGATGAAGGCATGTGTGCTGGCACTGACGGTGATGCTTTTAGCCGGCTGTTCCCAGCAGACCAGCTCGGCGGAGCCCATCGGGATTGACGCGGCGAAAGCCGTGGCGCTGGAAGATGCCGGCGTCAGCGCTGAATCAGTCAGCTTCACCACAGCGGGCCTGGACCGGCGGGGGAACACGGAGTACTATGTGGTAGATTTTACCGCCGACGGGCAGACCTATGAGTATGATATCGACGCTATCACGGGCGTGATTATAGAGAAGAACACCCCTGGCGGACAAAGCACTGATACCGCGGGCGCTTCCAGCGCCACAGACGGAGCATCCGGCACTACGGGCGCCTCTGCACAGGGAAGCACACCGTCCAACGGCGGGTTTGTCGGTGAAGATGCGGCCAAGCAGGCAGCACTGAAGCATGCGGGACTGGAAGAGAGTCAAGTGACCTTTTTACGCTGCTATCTGGATTGGGACGATGGACGCCAGGTCTATGATGTAGAGTTCTATACCGAGGACCGCAAGGAGTATGACTATGAGATTGACGCCTATACTGGCGATGTGCTCTCTTACGACTATGACGCAGAGGCCAGTCTGATTGGGAATACTGGCTCCGGTAAGGAGATCACTGCGGCAGAGGCTAAGTCCTTGGCGCTTGCTCAGGTGCCTGGGGCCACGGAGTCCGATATTTGGGAGTTCAGCACGGATATTGACGATGGCCGGTTGGAGTATGAGGGCGAGATCCTCTATGACGGTTCCAAGTACGACTTTACGATCGACGGTTACAGCGGGACGATTCGTGAGTGGGAGGTAGAGCGCTACGGCAGATAA
- a CDS encoding response regulator transcription factor, giving the protein MRVLVVEDERDLNRILTKTLSKAGYSVDGCLNGEEMADHLLGAEYDAILMDVMMPGKDGFTLVSELRAKGVDTPILFLTARDSVADRVAGLDLGADDYLVKPFDFDELLARIRAMTRKHVGSRSNLFTVGDLTVDTRRQTAERGGREIALLPKEFAILEHLVRNKGVVVSREQLEDRIWNYEYTGSSNNVDVYMSRLRKKIDEGSSTKLIHTIRGAGWVIREERP; this is encoded by the coding sequence ATGCGGGTTCTGGTTGTGGAGGATGAGCGGGACCTCAACCGCATTCTGACCAAGACGCTGAGCAAAGCGGGCTACAGTGTGGATGGATGCCTGAATGGAGAGGAGATGGCGGACCATCTTCTGGGAGCGGAGTATGACGCCATTTTAATGGATGTGATGATGCCGGGTAAGGATGGCTTCACCTTGGTATCGGAGCTGCGGGCAAAGGGAGTGGACACGCCGATCCTGTTCCTCACCGCCCGGGACAGCGTGGCGGACCGGGTAGCGGGGCTGGACCTGGGAGCAGATGATTATCTGGTTAAACCCTTTGACTTTGACGAGCTGCTGGCCCGCATTCGGGCCATGACCCGCAAGCACGTGGGAAGCCGGAGCAACCTCTTCACCGTGGGGGACCTGACGGTAGACACCCGGCGGCAGACGGCGGAGCGGGGCGGCAGAGAGATCGCCCTGCTGCCCAAGGAGTTTGCCATCCTGGAACATCTGGTGCGCAACAAGGGTGTGGTGGTATCACGGGAGCAGCTGGAGGACCGGATCTGGAACTATGAATATACCGGCAGTTCCAATAATGTGGACGTGTACATGAGCCGGCTGCGCAAAAAGATTGACGAGGGCTCTTCCACGAAGCTGATTCACACCATCCGGGGAGCTGGCTGGGTCATCCGGGAGGAAAGGCCGTGA
- a CDS encoding MAG4270 family putative restriction endonuclease, producing the protein MSIIKREGLPHFVVKKNLQKSGTRGIYFSDVVTEEVLRDVCLKITGQMEFTCEYVDNSYHDPFLDATYNKGRLAILHVEDTVCYISFSEREIGGRNSSVQSVPTAFNLFYLNPYPNKRLFYYFLNVAGNAETAYQRLIYRLMRTIGFTFLNASPSLEQISSPFTSAEDIILNRKVNADRNRSNNSTYLTKGTDGALEVYGKTYGANKYETSLICYALACLRRPEQRIRLYEVLEGNLKELPEASLRVIRKMGGIDVVRTGMTLEKRNYQENKSLRSPLYIYNLLRRLGNKHCALCGCEIPEIIQGAHVWPVSKIKKAPGLTPEQRLEYALDGENGLWLCENHHKLFDENLLSFDQDGSVRLREGLDERYANYIQEITKIQSLPQSMLTKRFLWYLEQRSLSVS; encoded by the coding sequence TTGTCAATTATTAAGCGAGAGGGGTTGCCCCACTTTGTTGTTAAGAAGAATCTGCAAAAGTCCGGAACCAGGGGGATTTATTTCAGCGATGTGGTCACGGAGGAGGTGCTCCGGGATGTCTGCTTAAAAATCACGGGGCAGATGGAGTTTACCTGTGAATATGTAGACAACAGCTATCACGATCCGTTTTTGGATGCCACCTATAACAAGGGACGGCTGGCGATCCTCCATGTTGAGGATACCGTGTGCTATATCAGTTTTTCTGAGCGGGAGATTGGCGGGAGGAACTCCAGCGTTCAGAGCGTGCCCACCGCATTCAATCTCTTTTACCTCAATCCCTATCCAAACAAGCGGCTCTTTTACTATTTCTTAAATGTAGCCGGTAATGCGGAGACGGCTTACCAGCGGCTCATCTACCGCCTGATGCGTACCATCGGCTTTACCTTTCTCAATGCCAGCCCGTCTTTGGAGCAGATTAGCAGCCCGTTTACCTCGGCAGAGGATATCATTTTGAACCGAAAGGTCAACGCCGACAGGAACCGCAGCAACAATTCCACGTACCTGACTAAGGGAACGGACGGCGCCCTTGAGGTCTACGGAAAAACCTACGGGGCGAACAAGTATGAGACCAGCCTCATCTGTTATGCGCTGGCCTGTCTCCGGAGACCGGAGCAGCGCATACGGCTCTATGAGGTGCTAGAGGGAAACCTGAAGGAGCTCCCGGAGGCCAGTCTGCGGGTCATCAGGAAAATGGGGGGCATTGACGTCGTTCGGACGGGCATGACCCTGGAGAAAAGGAACTATCAGGAGAACAAAAGCCTGCGCTCCCCGCTCTATATTTATAACCTTCTGCGCAGACTGGGGAACAAGCACTGCGCTCTGTGCGGCTGCGAGATTCCGGAAATTATTCAGGGCGCGCATGTCTGGCCGGTTTCCAAGATCAAAAAGGCTCCGGGCTTGACGCCGGAACAGCGTTTGGAGTATGCGCTGGATGGAGAAAATGGGCTGTGGCTGTGCGAGAATCACCACAAGCTGTTTGACGAGAATCTTCTCTCCTTTGACCAGGATGGAAGTGTTCGGCTGCGGGAAGGATTGGATGAGAGGTATGCCAACTATATCCAGGAGATCACCAAGATCCAGAGCCTCCCGCAATCCATGCTGACAAAGCGGTTTTTGTGGTATCTGGAGCAGAGGAGTCTGTCGGTTTCATAG
- a CDS encoding cyclic-di-AMP receptor encodes MRQPAAGTAVFEEKSVWKVLMKIAPPVMLAQLIQALYNIVDSFFVGKYSGDGLTALSIIFPVQLVITAIAVGTGVGVNTQMSRQYARGEKVEETAGTGTALALISWAAFALTSTLLMRPYVMTSATAPEAIEYAVQYGTIVCVGSIGVFLEGIWTKVHQAAGNMRRPMLAQVVGAMTNIVLDPILIFGAGPIPSLGVAGAAYATVAGQFVAAAITFGHGFYRPPGKGQMLPCVKAIYRLGYPSILMQALYTVYIMALNIILAGFSDEAVTVLGLYYKLQSFFFIPLGGLQTCIVPLLSYTYAKQDYGRCQKITKDAMIFAGIFMMVGTLCFEGIPGPMIRIFSTEQEVLDIGIHAFHIIGISFVPSVVSLMFPVFFQAIGAAVPSVLLSLTRQLFCLIPIFWGMSLLGLEYTWLAFPLAEVITGALGVALYLKQIHEWKAENHAPLETTWKGESKMKMITAIINKKDVNEVCGALTRAGFYFTKMSSTGGFLTAGNATLLIGTQAEKVQEAISVIREHCSRREEPIPSTVKMGATGPDVPAKVVVGGATVFVSDVEEFEKI; translated from the coding sequence ATGAGACAACCAGCCGCAGGCACTGCCGTTTTTGAGGAAAAGAGTGTCTGGAAGGTTTTGATGAAAATTGCGCCTCCGGTGATGCTGGCCCAGCTCATCCAGGCACTTTACAATATTGTGGACAGCTTTTTTGTGGGAAAGTACTCAGGAGACGGTCTGACTGCCCTCTCTATTATTTTCCCGGTTCAGCTGGTCATCACGGCCATTGCCGTGGGAACCGGCGTAGGGGTGAATACGCAGATGTCCCGCCAGTACGCCAGGGGGGAGAAGGTGGAGGAAACGGCAGGAACTGGTACAGCCCTGGCGCTGATCAGCTGGGCGGCCTTTGCCCTGACCAGTACTCTGCTGATGCGGCCATATGTGATGACCTCTGCCACGGCGCCTGAAGCCATTGAATATGCTGTTCAATATGGAACTATTGTGTGCGTGGGCAGCATCGGTGTCTTTCTGGAGGGTATCTGGACCAAGGTGCATCAGGCTGCGGGAAACATGCGGCGGCCCATGTTGGCGCAGGTGGTTGGTGCGATGACGAATATTGTCCTGGACCCGATTTTGATCTTCGGAGCAGGACCCATCCCTTCCCTGGGGGTTGCGGGAGCGGCCTATGCCACGGTTGCGGGACAGTTTGTGGCGGCAGCCATTACCTTTGGGCACGGGTTTTACCGTCCGCCCGGAAAGGGACAGATGCTGCCCTGTGTCAAAGCCATTTACCGGCTGGGCTACCCCTCTATCCTGATGCAGGCGCTTTATACAGTCTATATCATGGCGCTCAATATCATTTTGGCCGGCTTCTCTGACGAGGCCGTCACAGTGCTGGGACTTTACTACAAGCTTCAGTCGTTCTTTTTCATTCCCCTGGGAGGGCTGCAAACCTGTATTGTCCCGCTGCTGAGCTATACATACGCCAAGCAAGACTATGGACGCTGCCAGAAGATTACGAAAGACGCTATGATCTTCGCCGGAATCTTCATGATGGTGGGGACGCTTTGTTTTGAGGGAATCCCAGGTCCCATGATCCGAATTTTCTCCACGGAGCAGGAGGTACTGGACATTGGCATCCATGCTTTTCACATCATAGGCATCAGCTTTGTGCCGTCTGTTGTGTCGCTGATGTTTCCGGTATTTTTTCAGGCCATTGGTGCGGCGGTTCCTAGCGTGTTGCTTTCGCTGACGCGGCAGCTTTTCTGCCTGATTCCCATCTTCTGGGGAATGTCCCTGCTGGGGCTGGAATACACCTGGCTGGCGTTTCCGCTGGCAGAGGTCATCACCGGGGCACTGGGCGTTGCACTGTATCTCAAACAGATTCACGAATGGAAGGCAGAGAACCATGCCCCGCTGGAGACGACTTGGAAGGGAGAGAGCAAAATGAAGATGATTACCGCAATTATTAACAAGAAGGACGTCAACGAGGTTTGCGGAGCCTTAACCAGAGCCGGATTTTACTTCACAAAGATGTCCTCTACAGGCGGCTTTCTGACGGCGGGCAATGCCACGCTGCTCATCGGCACGCAGGCAGAAAAGGTGCAAGAGGCCATCAGTGTCATCCGGGAGCACTGTTCCCGCAGGGAGGAACCGATTCCCTCTACAGTCAAAATGGGAGCCACAGGCCCAGATGTTCCGGCAAAGGTTGTGGTGGGAGGCGCGACGGTTTTTGTCTCCGATGTGGAGGAGTTTGAAAAAATCTGA
- a CDS encoding DNA adenine methylase, producing MRYLGNKESIRAEIEKLLDSKQLLRQGYSFFDAFCGSGSVADYLKSYYDIIINDNLTWSVTYTRGRVCAPNCTFQRLGFDPFAYLNKNKQTMHGFMYQNYAPTKSERMYFTPENAGRIDYFRYQIEQWKQAGQLTEDEYCFLLASLIESVSDVSNTAGVYGAFLKKWDARAVKEISFHPVDFCNTPVRTIQTYNTKIETVIEQVDCDILYLDPPYTQNQYGTQYHLLETLVLDDHPAISTVTGSRSTAPMRSDWSKAYKANILFDRVLAKTRAKYIILSYNNDGFMSKEYIEAAMKRYGKPETYVCKKIPYKRYQNWKSQKGKKHFEYLFFVEKRDMDKVVYESPLNYIGSKAKVVPDLIQYRPKGYTTFIDAFGGGFNVGINMPAARTVYNDVNYLVTSLIRSFRDYDTYEYLLYVRRMIKKFGLEKANADAYIRARDSYNSRPVKKRDPRLLFTILLYGFQQQIRFNSQHDFNNPVGMRWFNDRVLEKMISFSRQIKEGNFEFYSKNYKALHARITPGTFAYFDPPYQLTTGAYNDGKRGFEGWSETQEAELFAFLDQLHGAGIPFMLSYVIEHKGRVNQNLLRWIKRGHYRVIRLGEILGISGSRRKEVLIVNY from the coding sequence ATGAGATATTTAGGAAACAAGGAATCCATACGGGCGGAAATTGAAAAATTGCTTGACTCAAAGCAGCTGCTCCGGCAGGGCTATTCTTTTTTTGACGCCTTCTGCGGCTCTGGTTCTGTGGCGGACTATTTGAAGTCCTACTATGATATCATCATCAACGATAACCTGACCTGGTCTGTGACCTATACCCGGGGGCGTGTATGTGCGCCCAACTGTACCTTTCAAAGACTGGGGTTTGATCCCTTTGCCTACCTGAACAAGAACAAACAGACCATGCACGGCTTCATGTACCAAAACTACGCACCCACAAAGAGCGAACGGATGTATTTCACACCGGAAAATGCCGGGCGAATTGACTATTTCCGTTACCAGATTGAGCAGTGGAAGCAGGCTGGGCAGCTGACGGAGGATGAGTACTGTTTTCTGCTGGCCAGTCTCATCGAATCGGTTTCTGATGTATCCAATACAGCGGGCGTATATGGGGCGTTTTTAAAAAAATGGGATGCAAGAGCTGTTAAGGAAATTTCCTTTCACCCTGTTGACTTTTGCAACACACCGGTTCGGACGATACAGACCTACAACACAAAAATTGAAACTGTGATCGAACAAGTGGACTGTGACATCTTGTATCTGGACCCGCCTTACACCCAGAACCAATACGGAACCCAGTATCACCTGCTGGAGACGCTGGTTCTAGACGACCATCCCGCCATCAGCACTGTCACCGGCTCCAGGAGTACTGCCCCCATGCGTTCCGACTGGTCCAAGGCTTACAAAGCCAATATTCTTTTTGACCGGGTGCTGGCCAAGACCCGGGCAAAGTATATCATCCTCAGCTATAATAACGACGGCTTCATGTCCAAGGAGTATATTGAGGCCGCCATGAAGCGCTATGGAAAGCCGGAGACCTATGTCTGCAAAAAGATCCCCTATAAGAGATATCAAAACTGGAAATCCCAGAAGGGCAAGAAGCATTTTGAATACCTGTTTTTCGTGGAAAAACGGGATATGGACAAGGTTGTTTACGAGTCTCCGCTCAATTACATCGGCAGCAAGGCCAAGGTTGTACCGGACCTCATCCAATACCGGCCCAAGGGCTACACCACATTTATCGATGCCTTTGGCGGAGGCTTCAACGTGGGCATTAACATGCCCGCCGCCAGGACCGTTTATAACGATGTCAACTATCTGGTCACAAGTTTGATCCGTTCTTTTCGGGATTACGACACTTACGAGTATTTGCTCTATGTGCGGCGCATGATCAAAAAGTTCGGCCTGGAAAAGGCAAATGCGGATGCCTATATCCGGGCAAGGGACTCCTACAATTCCCGGCCTGTCAAAAAGCGGGACCCAAGGCTGCTGTTTACGATTCTGCTGTACGGCTTTCAGCAGCAGATTCGTTTCAACAGCCAGCACGACTTCAATAATCCAGTGGGAATGCGGTGGTTCAACGACAGGGTTCTGGAGAAGATGATCAGCTTTTCCCGGCAGATCAAAGAGGGAAACTTTGAATTTTACAGTAAGAACTACAAAGCACTTCACGCACGGATAACGCCCGGTACCTTTGCATACTTTGATCCGCCCTACCAGCTTACCACCGGCGCCTATAATGACGGAAAACGGGGGTTTGAGGGGTGGAGTGAGACGCAGGAGGCAGAGCTCTTTGCCTTTTTGGACCAGCTGCACGGCGCCGGCATTCCATTCATGCTCTCTTATGTGATTGAGCACAAGGGCAGGGTCAATCAGAATCTTTTACGGTGGATCAAACGCGGACACTACCGGGTGATCCGCCTGGGAGAGATTTTGGGAATTTCCGGGAGCCGCAGAAAGGAGGTTTTGATTGTCAATTATTAA
- a CDS encoding PepSY domain-containing protein, whose amino-acid sequence MMKRLWKRLSTLALGMALFVTTLTVAAGAVEAASVSVEMRPDVEIVVDGTARTFYNVQGQEVHTLYYNGTHYLPVRAIGELMGKNVNWDQSTRTISLAGSRTTGPVQGTPDTSAKTQMITAELHPDFTITVDGVKRTFTDAQGNAVYPMLYQGTNYLPVRAIGELMGKSVSWNGATRTITLSGGSQVTDADSFGPSGIPATTNPTTPNSGLVSEETAKAKALTHAGLTASQVTFLRCKLDWDDGRQVYDVEFYTKDYKEYDYEIDARTGEILSYDYDAEASVPQQNGSSSYIGEAKAKSIALSAAGFSSGQVSNIRCYLERDDGRWEYTVEFWQGTMEYEFEIDAYSGTILSRDVDSIYD is encoded by the coding sequence ATGATGAAGAGACTTTGGAAGCGCCTGAGCACACTTGCTTTGGGCATGGCACTGTTCGTAACCACGCTGACGGTGGCCGCAGGCGCGGTTGAGGCAGCCTCGGTCAGTGTGGAGATGCGGCCAGATGTGGAGATTGTGGTAGACGGCACCGCACGCACATTCTATAACGTCCAGGGACAGGAGGTTCATACCCTGTACTACAACGGCACCCACTATCTGCCCGTCCGGGCCATTGGAGAGCTGATGGGAAAGAATGTGAACTGGGATCAGTCCACTCGAACCATTTCCCTCGCTGGCAGCCGTACCACCGGCCCGGTCCAGGGAACACCGGACACCAGCGCCAAGACCCAGATGATTACCGCGGAACTGCATCCGGACTTTACCATCACGGTGGACGGTGTCAAGCGTACCTTCACGGATGCTCAGGGCAACGCAGTCTATCCCATGCTGTACCAGGGCACGAATTATCTGCCTGTCCGGGCTATTGGCGAATTGATGGGCAAGTCTGTCAGCTGGAATGGCGCTACTAGGACCATCACTCTGAGCGGCGGCTCCCAGGTGACGGACGCTGACAGCTTCGGACCCAGCGGAATTCCGGCCACCACCAATCCAACGACTCCCAACAGCGGGCTGGTCAGTGAGGAAACCGCCAAGGCCAAAGCTCTGACACACGCGGGGCTGACTGCCTCCCAAGTGACCTTCCTGCGTTGCAAGCTGGATTGGGATGATGGCCGTCAGGTTTATGATGTAGAGTTCTATACCAAGGACTACAAGGAGTACGACTATGAGATCGACGCCCGGACCGGGGAGATTCTCTCCTATGATTATGACGCGGAGGCCAGCGTACCCCAGCAGAACGGCAGTTCCTCCTATATCGGCGAGGCCAAGGCCAAGAGCATCGCGCTGAGTGCAGCTGGCTTCTCCTCCGGTCAGGTCAGCAACATTCGCTGCTATTTGGAGCGGGATGACGGCCGCTGGGAATACACAGTGGAATTCTGGCAGGGAACGATGGAGTATGAGTTTGAGATTGATGCTTACTCCGGCACGATCCTCTCCAGAGACGTGGATTCTATTTACGATTGA